ATTTTTCATACTATTTTTCAAGCTTGTAGCCAACACCTCGAACAGATTTTATTCGATCTCCAACCGTACCCAGCTTCTTTCTTATTTTCTGAATATGTACATCTATTGTTCTGTCAAGTACGACCTTATCTTCACCCCAGAGCATATCAAGGAGTTTATTTCTCGAATACACCCATCCGGGATGAGACATAATAATGGAAAGTAACTTGAATTCGGTTGTTGTAAACTCGATCACTTCATTTTTAAACCGCGCTTCATACGTATCGAGATCAAGCACAAGATCTTCATATTTGATGAGATTTTGATGGTCAGCTTTCTGTTTGTCTCCACTTCTTCTCAGAACAGCTTTAACTCGTGCTACAAGTTCTCTCGGGCTGAAGGGCTTTACTACATAATCATCCGCTCCCATCTCAAGCCCAACGATCTTATCAATTTCTGTTCCCTTTGCTGTCAGCATGATGATCGGTATATTTTTAAGACTATCATTTGCCCGTATCTTTCTACAAATCTCAAGCCCATCGATAGAGGGAAGCATCAAGTCCAGAATTACCAGATCTGGAATTGTATGTCTTAGATATTCAAGGAATGACTCCCCGTCATAAAATGCATCAGTATGGTATTTTTCCTTTTCCAGGTGGTATTGGATGAGTTCAACGATATCAGGCTCGTCATCCACAACTGCGATCGTTTTTTTACTCATATTCTGACTTCTTCTCGTATTTTTGGGTTACTGACTCCGGCATAAATCGAACTTTTTCGAAAGGTTGAACAAGTGCCGTTGCAATATTAAGAAGATGGGCAGCAATCCTCTTCAAATAGCGAATGTAAAGAGCAGCAATGACTGCAGTCTGTACATCTAATCCCAGATCTTCAGTGATGAGTTTATGAAGTATCACCTCACATCGCCCTGTAAGTTTTTTATTTACAACAGATTCAGCTGATGCTTTATCAGACTTTTCAAATGATCGGGTAACAACATCAAAAAGGTGCTCAATGTCCAATTCTATTGCAGACAAATCATCATCGAGAACTCCTGCATTAAGCTCAATATTTGCTATTCTTGCGAGCTCAAGAATGTTCATCGTATAATCGCCGACCCGTTCTATATCGATCACAATGCCTATAAGATTTATTGCAACTGGAGAATCCGCTGTTCCGGAAGCCGCAAGGTGTATCAACACTTTTTTGCGAACAATACGTTCGGTCTTATCTACCTTTCTCTCTTCATAATAGATATCAACATCAGGATGAGGAATGTCTCTGCCGCGAAGTCTTGCGCTTGCATTATCAAACATATTGTTTGCTCGGTCCAACATATCACATGCATCCTGGTGTGCTTCTTTATACAAATTGCTTTTTTTCAGGAGTTTAATTAATTCTTTTATCATGAGTACCTCGGATATATATCCATTTTTATTTTGTTATTAAAAGAAAAAATATTGGTAAAATAAAAAAGATCAAAGCAATTAAGAGAATTGGATAGAGTTTGCTTTTCATTGTTAGATTTGAAGCAGCGAGAGCGATTTTGATTGGAATCATTCTGATCGGCTTCAGGGGTAGAATTATTAACATGCCAAGAAAATTAAAGGTGAAGTGGGAAATGGCAACAACAAGTGCTGCAGGTGAGCATGTTGCCATAGCTGCCAACAGTGTTGTTACAGTCGTACCGATATTTGCCCCAACGGTATAAGGGAAAACCTGGTAGATATTGACGATACCGGCACCAGCCAGCGGAATCATGATAGACGTTGTTATCGAACTACTCTGCACAATTGCTGTTAAAATAATACCAAGGAGCAATGCGAGCACACCATTTCTGAAAATAAAATCAGAGAAAAATTGTTCTACTTTACCGATAACGAGCTGACGAATTACTTTTACCATAAATCGCAGGGCTATAAAAAGTAAGAATAACGCTATAACAAGGATAAAAATTTGAGAAAGGGTCGGCGAAAATATCTCTTGAATAAATCCAGGAGATCCATCACCCGGATACTTTGAATTGTATAAAAAATTTACGATCGGTTTTGTGATCATCCCGATCGGACTCTTGAATTCCGCTCCTCTAATGTTTGCGTGGAGGATGAAAGAACCCAGTTTTAGTGATATCTTTTCGATTAGTCCAAAATAAATTTCCAAAGGCAGGAGGACAGCAACTGCGATAATATTAAAGATATCATGTACGATAGCACAGCTATACGCTCGCTTGAATTCATCAGTTCGTGAGATATGCCCAAGCGAAACAAGTGTATTCGTGATCGTCGTCCCAATATTCGCT
This is a stretch of genomic DNA from Candidatus Cloacimonadota bacterium. It encodes these proteins:
- a CDS encoding response regulator transcription factor, producing the protein MSKKTIAVVDDEPDIVELIQYHLEKEKYHTDAFYDGESFLEYLRHTIPDLVILDLMLPSIDGLEICRKIRANDSLKNIPIIMLTAKGTEIDKIVGLEMGADDYVVKPFSPRELVARVKAVLRRSGDKQKADHQNLIKYEDLVLDLDTYEARFKNEVIEFTTTEFKLLSIIMSHPGWVYSRNKLLDMLWGEDKVVLDRTIDVHIQKIRKKLGTVGDRIKSVRGVGYKLEK
- a CDS encoding Na/Pi symporter, with product MPDQSTSTITRLFKILLLIFLIYIFFLSIVMMGAGFKSFHQLSTNLITSVSNPIMGLLIGILTTSIVQSSSTTTSIVVGLVASNILGADSIRIAIPIIMGANIGTTITNTLVSLGHISRTDEFKRAYSCAIVHDIFNIIAVAVLLPLEIYFGLIEKISLKLGSFILHANIRGAEFKSPIGMITKPIVNFLYNSKYPGDGSPGFIQEIFSPTLSQIFILVIALFLLFIALRFMVKVIRQLVIGKVEQFFSDFIFRNGVLALLLGIILTAIVQSSSITTSIMIPLAGAGIVNIYQVFPYTVGANIGTTVTTLLAAMATCSPAALVVAISHFTFNFLGMLIILPLKPIRMIPIKIALAASNLTMKSKLYPILLIALIFFILPIFFLLITK